acaatttttttaaatacccAATTCATTTTTCCTCATTATAAGCCAACtttcacattttcttttttcaaatgacatttacacattttaaattccattcaatttttttttacccaaTTCTTCATAAAACACCGGTTACAAAAATGTCcagttaaatttcattttatactTTTTGTTCAGTTATGGACactaaaaaattaacaaatatatgtacaaaatactcCTTCACAAACTCCACTGTGACAACATGATTTAATTAAGCTGCCTTTAAGTAGGTCTGGAAAGGACATACACAGCACCTCCCTTCGTAAAATCAATCTTAACATGTATATTCAAGTCATAAAAGTTCTGATCTAAAGTATAAATGTGTTACAAAGTATGTTGTGTGTGCCCTTTCCAATGCAAATCATATACAATAACTCAATGAAGGCgataaattataaaatgaatgacaataaaaatgagCTTGTATGAATATTGAGTTATTGTACATAAATGCAACACTTCTCCTCTGAAAGGAGACATCTCCTCATAACCACCTCAACTTAAACAGGAAGACGATGCATAGTTTTCCATAGGCAGATCCATATATTAACTTGTAAAGTGCACtttatttcttaacaaaatatcaTGGATCAAATTTCCTCTTAACCTTCACAACTGAACTGTAATGTTTAaagacaatacaaaaataaaatataggcaAAACTACATTGTATTCAatatattcattaaaaattcTTTTTGATACTTTTATCATCCAAACAACTATTGCTTCAAGAAAAAACAAAgcaattaaacaaaatttataatcTTTTAGATGATACTAAAAATGCAAAATGCTGAACACAATAACAAAGAgtgataaaataacaaaaacatgcTTTTCTGTACTTGGTACAGGCAAGCCCAAACATTTTGCACTTCAGCATCTAAGTTCCATAAATAGTTTCTTTTGAAATGTAGATATCTACAGTTCTTTCTCTAATGTAAACAACTTTTTAAATGCTGATAATTATAGAACTCTCTATTACTATAAACTTGTCCCTTCTGCTCTTAAGGGACCGACCCTAAGCTGCCACATATATAAATAAACCCTGGAACCTCTTTTTACTTCCACCTGAAATAAACATGGACGGCTTCCACAAAGTTCCTTCACTCGGAACACCTCTAAACACTTGACAACTCTTTAAAAATCTTAATGACACCATAACAAATTTAACACTGGCTTCTATTAtacaactaaaataaaaatctggTGCCATTGTTAAAATTCCAACCAATTTGCACATGTTGAAATACACGATTTTTGTACAACAGTATCTTTAACCTCTTGTGACTTTTGGCTAATTTTCAATATGTAATTAATGTAATCACATATCATATGACATGTTCTGACCTCCCTCCTTCCACTACAacttttatgtatataaaaaaaaaaaacattgtacaaatttttgtacatgtacagtgtatgcaaattttaaagtCCTGCATATCATCTGTGTATTGACAGAAATCAACATCTCCACTAATTATAACATAGAATATCCAGCAAAATCAATGGGAACAGCAATGCAAGATGATTAATATGGAATGATGTTTCCTTCTCGGAACCTTCTCTCTACACAACTTTGGAGttacaatataaaataattatttacaatatgaaaactacacaacatatcAGCTGATTCGTCaaggttataaaaaaaaaagaatattgctACATTGAACACATTTTTCATGTGATCACACTAGcacatatcaaatttaacaagCTTTACACAATTTTGTTCCCAAAAAACTGTCGATTTCACTTAACTCTCATAATTCCTTCATTTTGAACTTAATATTCTGTTACATCTAGCTTAATGTTGAATAATGATCATACTTATTATAATGCAAATACTCAATCCTtgagaaaaaacaacaaaatcaaatctacTTGAagattgttaaaataaaattaagagaCCCATCCACAATACACCTGGGTCTATGCCACTACCAAATATTACATTTACAAAATTGATCCCCAAGTCTGTTTTCATTTACTGAACTTGGGGTCTGTAGGAGGAATTGTCAAACGACGCAACACCTCCACATCAGTGTTGTAATTCCTATTGGTCACATTCACGAGCAAAGTGGCCGTACTCGTTACATCTGTAGCACTTGACATCAGCATTCCTGTCGCCACCACCACCTCCACCGGAGCAGTTTCTGGCAAAGTGACCCATTTCTCCACACctgaaatataaattttttatTGATCATCTAAATTATAAACAGGTACTGTGCAaattaagctttttaaaagaaaaatagtcCAATACAATATTCAATGTTATTTCAAAAGAATTTtctgtttcaaaatattaaagtaaaaaaataatatctttttagacaaaattaaagaaccttagtgagcacgctcacataccccacattgtcattggagaaattaaataagtttattatctacaaaatttcatgaaattctgttgtgtgttttcagaggagttgagatgacaaactgttgcagaagtacagtgaagcaaataagttcaaaggggcataactcctagaaaccagatgctccgcagggcgtagttttatacgaccgcagaggttgaaccctgaacggttggggcaagtatggacacagcattcaagctggattcagctctaaatttggattgtgattaaatagttgacacagcataggtttctgacacagaatgaatgtgttctaatgaacttaaaatttttgttttctcttagagcaattcactatgctgttgaatattaatcctctcaaaaaaatgtttgaagaaattttcttttttatttatgaaatttcaaatgagaaaaattgaacccaatttttttaatcacatccccctttcccttattccaaaactaatctcaattaaaatttctaatggagtttgcaacaataactactcattaaaatacatcataaaatattaagatgtaaaaaaactgcttgttatcactgaatggtaaagattattttaatttatcagttggtagtaaaaagtgaatatacattgtatattgtatataacaaagacttaagttgattctggacaaagaaagataacttcaattaaaaaaaaatcttgctattgcacaatattttgcaattagatatttcttgcttactattctggacaaagaaacataactctaattaaaaaaaaatttgctatttcacaatattgtgcaattagatatttcttgccattgcgcaatactgcgcaattgaaaagacttgctattgcacaatacttaatataataattttagatcctgatttggaccaacttgaaaactgggcccataataaaaaatctaagtacatttttggattcagcatatcaaagaaccccaagatttcaatttttgttaaaatcagactaagtttaattttggaccctttggactttagtgtagaccaatttgaaaacaggaccaaaaatgaagaatctacatacacagttagatttggtatatcaaagaaccccatttattcaatttttgatgaaatcaaacaaagtttaattttggaccccaatttggaccaacttgaaaactgggccaataatcaagaatctaagtacatttttagattcagcatatcaaagaacctaactgattcattttttgtcaaaatcaaactaagtttaattttggaccctttggaccttaatgtagaccaatttgaaaacttgaccaaaagttaagaatctacatacactgtcatgacagttagattcggcatatcaaagaaccccaattattcaattttgatgaaatcaaacaaagtttaattttggaccctttgggccccttattctgttgggaccaaaactcccaaaatcaataccaaccttccttttatggtcataaactttgtgtttaaatttcatagatttctattcacttatactagcGTTATGGTgctaaaaccaagaaaaatgcttatttgggtccctttttggcccccaattcctaaactgttgggacctaaactcccaaaatcaatcccaaccttctttttgtggtcataaaccttgcgtcaaaatttcatagatttctattaactcaaactaaagttatagtgcgaaaaccaagaaaatgcttatttgggccctttttggcccctaattcaatcaataccaaccttccttttgtggtcataaaccttgtgttaaaatttcatagatttccattcacttttactaaagttagagtgcgaaaactaaaagtattcggacgacgacgacgccaacgtgatagcaatatacgacgaaaattttttcaaattttgcggtcgtataaaaataattgaatcgtaatttcctgttaatatgcacatctacgtagtatgtccttattatctgaaaaggtttcgtgaaattctgtagtgtggtttgagaggagttgcgatgacaagaaacaggactgacggacgggtcaaaaacattataccctccgcaacttcgttgcgtggggtataataattCTTGTAATAtgccaatttatttttaaatgactaTACAGTTTAAAGAATAGTTGAATTACTTCTATGATTATCCATATGATACATACTTGTAGCATTCTACATTGTCATTGCCACCATCTCGACCACCGCCGCCACCTCCTCGTctaccaccaccaccaccactaCTACTATCACAATCCCTCGACAAGTGACCACTTTTGCCACAGTTGTAGCATTTACGGTCATCACTTCCTCGGTCTCCCCCACGGCTACTACGCTCCTCTGGGCAATCTCTAGCCATGTGACCCGATTTTCCACAGTTGTAGCAGCCATCGCCACCACCACCACCGCCGCCTCCTCTCATTGACTCTGGGCAGTCTCTCTTCATGTGACCAGATTTGCCACAGTTATAACAGGCTCCTGGAAATAAATGAATTTGGGTACATTTTAAAACCTTCTGATTTGTTCAATCTAGAATGGTGCTTCATTTGGTGTTAAATCAGGACTTCTCTTGTCCAGAACAGCCAATACCGTGAAGCTTTTTTCGTAGTTGTAGGAATAATACTTCTTAAATTTCATACGCATGGACAGAATGTGTAAAATGTATTATATAATCCTGTTGGAGTGATGACTCCTTTACTACTTCATACACCTTGTAGCATGCTTAAATAAAGCACAATAAAGTAGAATTCTTTGATCTGCTAAAATTAACTAGTTAAAAAGTATAATTTCAAGGATAACTGTTAGAATCAACATTTGGAAAACCAATTGCTAAAGCGTTTTATGCACAAGTAAATAGGGATATTTCATGGATGTCAAACATGTGCAAGGGTTCAAACAAGTACTGGGACTACAACTCTAGGGAATATTTAAAGACAAGCCAGTCAATTAATTCTATGTTAAAGCAATAATCTTTTTTACACTGCTACCATATTAAAAAAAGATGAGTAATCGATAAGGGCCCTGAATAT
This sequence is a window from Mytilus edulis chromosome 1, xbMytEdul2.2, whole genome shotgun sequence. Protein-coding genes within it:
- the LOC139512334 gene encoding CCHC-type zinc finger nucleic acid binding protein-like isoform X1, translating into MSDKCYKCSKPGHFARECPDGDGGGGRRGGGGGGGYRSERGGGRAGGGGGGGTQCYKCKRYGHFARECKMEGDRCYKCNKVGHIAKECTEELEEGACYNCGKSGHMKRDCPESMRGGGGGGGGDGCYNCGKSGHMARDCPEERSSRGGDRGSDDRKCYNCGKSGHLSRDCDSSSGGGGGRRGGGGGGRDGGNDNVECYKCGEMGHFARNCSGGGGGGDRNADVKCYRCNEYGHFARECDQ
- the LOC139512334 gene encoding CCHC-type zinc finger nucleic acid binding protein-like isoform X2, which produces MSDKCYKCSKPGHFARECPDGDGGGGRRGGGGGGGYRSERGGGRAGGGGGGGACYNCGKSGHMKRDCPESMRGGGGGGGGDGCYNCGKSGHMARDCPEERSSRGGDRGSDDRKCYNCGKSGHLSRDCDSSSGGGGGRRGGGGGGRDGGNDNVECYKCGEMGHFARNCSGGGGGGDRNADVKCYRCNEYGHFARECDQ